In Streptomyces sp. NBC_01707, a genomic segment contains:
- a CDS encoding aldehyde dehydrogenase, with amino-acid sequence MTTEHQVLNPATEEVVATVPATTPAEVDTAVRRAAAAQRIWAAMAPADRARLLRRFAAAVDGHREELARLEVLEAGHTLANARWEAGNVRDLLEFAAGGVERLSGRQIPVPGGIDLTLLEPLGVVGVIAPWNFPMPIAAWGVAPALAAGNAVLLKPAETTPLTALRLARLALDEGLPEHLFQVLPGAGAETGNALVEHPGVAKIVFTGSTRVGKQIMARCAERVKRLTLELGGKSPNIVFADADIEAAAAAAPMAFLDNAGQDCCARTRILVQRSAYDRFLELLAPAVASVVVGDPSDEKTRMGPLISRAQLERVRSYVPDGATAIRGGAPEGPGFWFPPTVLTDARPDSPVATEEVFGPVAVVLPFEDEADAVRLANATEYGLAGSIWTRDVGRALRVSQAVQAGNLSVNSHSSVRYWTPFGGYKQSGLGRELGPDALTAFTETKNVFISTEA; translated from the coding sequence GTGACCACCGAGCATCAGGTACTCAACCCGGCGACCGAAGAAGTCGTCGCGACCGTCCCGGCCACCACCCCGGCGGAGGTCGACACCGCAGTGCGCCGGGCGGCGGCCGCCCAGCGGATCTGGGCGGCGATGGCCCCCGCTGACCGCGCGCGGTTGCTGCGCCGCTTCGCCGCGGCCGTCGACGGACACCGCGAGGAGCTGGCCCGGCTGGAGGTCCTCGAGGCCGGCCACACCCTCGCCAACGCCCGGTGGGAAGCGGGCAACGTCCGCGATCTGCTCGAATTCGCCGCCGGGGGAGTCGAGCGGCTCAGCGGCCGGCAGATCCCGGTCCCCGGCGGCATCGACCTCACGCTGCTCGAACCCCTCGGCGTCGTAGGCGTGATCGCGCCGTGGAACTTTCCCATGCCGATCGCCGCCTGGGGCGTCGCCCCCGCCCTCGCCGCAGGCAACGCCGTCCTTCTCAAACCCGCCGAGACCACCCCGCTCACCGCTCTGCGGCTCGCCCGACTCGCCCTGGACGAGGGCCTTCCCGAGCACCTCTTCCAGGTACTGCCGGGAGCCGGCGCCGAGACGGGCAACGCACTCGTCGAGCACCCCGGCGTCGCCAAGATCGTCTTCACCGGCTCCACCCGGGTCGGCAAGCAGATCATGGCCAGGTGCGCCGAGCGTGTGAAGCGGCTGACCCTCGAACTCGGCGGCAAGAGCCCCAACATCGTCTTCGCCGACGCCGACATCGAGGCCGCCGCGGCCGCTGCGCCCATGGCCTTCCTCGACAACGCGGGCCAGGACTGCTGCGCCCGCACCCGCATCCTCGTCCAGCGCTCCGCCTACGACCGCTTCCTCGAACTTCTCGCCCCGGCCGTCGCCTCGGTCGTCGTCGGCGACCCCTCCGACGAGAAGACCCGGATGGGGCCGCTGATCTCCCGGGCCCAGCTGGAACGCGTACGGTCCTACGTCCCCGACGGCGCGACCGCGATCCGGGGCGGCGCACCCGAGGGCCCCGGGTTCTGGTTCCCGCCGACCGTGCTGACCGACGCCCGCCCCGACTCGCCCGTGGCCACCGAGGAGGTCTTCGGTCCGGTCGCCGTCGTCCTGCCGTTCGAGGACGAAGCCGACGCCGTGCGCCTCGCGAACGCGACCGAGTACGGCCTCGCCGGCTCCATCTGGACCCGGGACGTCGGCCGGGCACTGCGCGTCTCCCAGGCGGTCCAGGCCGGGAACCTGTCCGTCAACTCGCACTCCAGCGTCCGCTACTGGACCCCGTTCGGCGGCTACAAGCAGTCCGGTCTCGGCCGGGAACTGGGCCCCGACGCTCTCACCGCCTTCACCGAAACCAAGAACGTCTTCATCAGTACGGAGGCCTGA